Part of the Streptomyces sp. NBC_01353 genome, GCATCGTGTTCGTCAAGGACGTTCCGCAGCGCTAGTGCCACCGGCGGCGGTTCGGATCAGCTCGTCTCCCCGGAGCGGATCGGCGTCGTTCGGGATCCGACCTGACCCGACCCCAGCTGGGACGCGCGGCCCGCATGGGCCGGACAGCCCAACCCGGCTTCCGGAAGACGACGGCTGTGGTCGAATCGGTCCCGACGAGGCGGGAGGAGCCGAACGTGACGGGACTGGACGTGTTCACGGACGTGCTCGACCACCCGGTGTACGTCGTGACGGCGGCGGCAGGGAACGGCGAGAGGGCCGGGTGCCTCGTGGGGTTCGCCTCCCAGTGCTCGATCGACCCTGCGTGCTTCACGGTGTGGCTGTCCCGGAACAACCACACGTACCCGGTCGCCTGCCGCTCCTCCCATCTCGCGGTGCACGTCCTGAGCCGTGCGCAGATCGAGACCGCACGGCTCTTCGGCGAGGAGACGGGCGACGAGATCGACAAGTTCACCCGTGTGACGTGGCGGACCGGACCCGGCGGCGTGCCCGTACTCGCCGACGCCCGCGCCTGGTTCGTCGGTCGGGTGGAGCAACGGTGGGACGGCGGGGACCACGTCGGCTTCCTGCTCACCCCGGTCGCGGTAGGCGCCGCCGAACCTGAGAAGGCCACGGGCGCCGAAGCCGAGACCGAGCCCGAAGCCGAGGGCGCCGCCGACGCCCAGGGCGCGGTCCGACCCGAGGGCGCCGGCCGGCCCGCCGTCCTTCGTCTCAGCGACGTCTCCGACTTCAGTCCCGGTCACCCGGCCTGAGTTCGGGGCCTTGACGCCGGATCCGGGCGAGGACGATCACGGCGTCGTCGGTGGGCGCGTCCGGCAGCAGGCGCGCCAGGATGCCGTCCGCCGTCTCCTCCAACGTGCCGGTCGCGCCTGCGAGCTGCGACCGGAGCGCCGCCATTCCCTCGTCGATGTCGACGCCGCGCGCCTCGACGAGGCCGTCGGTGTAGAGCGCGAGGGTGTCGCCGTCGTGGAGCTCGATCTCCGTCGTACGGAAAGGCACGTCGCCGACGCCCAGCGGCACTCCGAGCACCTCGTCGATCGACTCGACCGCGCCGTCCGCCCGGCGGCGCAGCGGCGGCAGGTGACCCGCGTTCGCGATGCGGGCCAGGCCGGTCGTCGGGTCGTAGCGGATGTAGAGACAGGTCGCGTACGCGATGCCGGCGTCCTGGGCGCAGGCGTCGAGCTCCCTGAGCAGACTGTCGGGTTCCAGGTTCTGGCGGGCCAGCGCCTTGGCGGTGATGCGAAGGCGACCCATCGCCGCCGCTGCGGGCACGCCGTGCCCCACCACGTCGCCGACCACCAGCGCCACACGGCCGCCCGGCAGGTCGATCACGTCGTACCAGTCGCCGCCGACCTCCGTGACGCGGCCGCCGGGCAGGTAGCGGTGGGCGACGCGCACGGACGGGCTGTTCGCCAGCGCGGTGGGCAGCAGCTCCCGTTGGAGGGTGAGCGCGATGTCCTGGACGCGGCTGTAGAGCCGCGCGTTGTCCAGGCACAGCGCAGCCCGCGAGGCGAGCTCGCCCGCCAGACTGAGGTCCTGGTCGGTGAAGTCCGGGCGGGTGCCGGAGCGGCCGAACATGGCGATTCCCTGCACCGTGCCCCGCGCGATGAGTGGAGCGATGAGCAGAGACGTCAGACCGGTGTCGATGAGGAGCTGGGCGCGGGCCTGGTGCATGACCGTCCGGATCATGAAGTCGGCGTTCACGGGGACGCAGACGGGCCGGCCCGTTCTCAGAGTCTCGTGGATGCTGGAGCCGGGCGGGTAGGTCACGCGCTCCAGGCCGCTGACCAGCTCGGGGGCGGGAGGCGGCAGGCACGTGCCGGCCGCGATTCGACGGGTGACCAGCACCGATTCCGGATCGAACACCTCGCGTTCGTCCTCCCACTCCACGACCTCCACCACGGAGGCGTCGCAGAACTCGGGAACGACTGCCTCGACCAGTTCGCGGGCGGTGACGTCCACGTCCAGCGTGGCGCCGATGCGGGCCGCGGCCCGGTCCAGCAACGCCAGTCTCTGCCGCCCGGCGGCCGCCTCCACGATGGCCTGCTCACGGTCGGTGACGTCCACGAGGAGACCGCCCAGGCCAGGCCGCGTGCCGACGGCCTGACTGAGGGGGAAGAAGCTCACGGAGCGTACATGGTCCCGGTCGGGACGGCCCGTCGTACGCAGGACGACAAGCGTGTTCACGACGGGCCGGCCCTCGTCGGCGACGGCCCGCAGCATGCGCTGGTACTCGCCCCCGTCGGACGTGATCATGAACTCGTCCATGGTCCGCCCGATGTGGTCCTCGATCGGGATCCCGTCCATGTCGGCCAGGGCCTGGTTGAGATGGACGTAGCGCAGGTTCTCGTCGAGCATCACCAGGCCGATCGGGCACGTCTCGAAGAGCGCGTCGAGAAAGGCGAGGTTGGTCTTCACCCGGTCGAGCCCCTCGCTCTCGCTCGCCAGCCCCAGGATGACGGAGCCGCCCTCGGCGCCGGTCACCGGGAAGACCCGGAACCCGCAGTCGAAGACCCTGCCGTCCTGGTGCAGCGCCTGCACGCGCGTCCGCCAGTAGCCCAACGTGCGGCCGCGCTCCGCGAGGCGCTCCGCCGCACCGGTCCCGTCGAGGGGGGCGGCGGGAAAGAGGACGGCGGCCGGCCGGGACAGGACGTCCGCGGCCTTGTAGCCGAAGAGCCGCTGCGCACCGGGCCCCCAGTAGCAGATCCGGCCCTCCTCGTCGATGCCGAGCACGGCTACCGCCACATGTTCCAGCAGCGTTCCGGGTTCCGACCAGAGAGGCCCGGGCGCCTGCTCGTCCCACGGTCGACCCCCCGGTCGAGGCGAGGACACCTGGCCCCCTTTCCGGGCACGGACGAAGGGCGAGTGCGTTACTCACCGGCAGAGCGGGACCCTCACGTCAATTCTGCCCGCGCTCCTGGGTTCGGACATCACGGAGGCCGGGCGGGGCGCCCTCAGGGCAGCGGTGTGCCCGCCCGCCGCGTTGACGATCTCGCCCGTGTGGTGGGGCGCCGGGGACGCGCCCGGCGCGGAACCCGTACGTGCACGTTGCCGACGGGTGGTCCCGCCGCGCGGTAATCGGCCAGGCCCGGATCGATTTGTGCCATTCGTCAGCAACCCGCCTCCAACATCACCGAGGCCCGGCTACACAGGAGGACCGAGGTGGCGCGCTGCCGTCCTCAAATGTGCTGGCCGGTTGTGGGGGAGGACTGGACGGTTGCTGACCATCAACGTGGCCGTGCTGCTCGTGGTCATCGTGTTCTTGCGACTGCGGCGGCGTACGGAGGCCCGCAGCCGCTTCGACGAGAAGTTGACCGTCGTCATCGTCCTGGCGCTGGGCGTCGTGCTCGCTCCCACCCCGGTCGGCCAAGGAATCCTGAACATTCTCGGGGAGCTCGCGAGCGGCGTCACGCAGGCCAGTCGATGAGCCCCGCGCGCGCAGGCGCCGTGGGGCGGCGACCAGGCGCCCGCCCACACGGCGGCGTACTCGGCGCGCGGGCAAGCGGCGGCAACGCGCAGGCGACCGGCTGTTCGGTCTCCTCGTGGCCGCGGCCCTGGCCATCGGCCTCGTGGTGGCCGTCGTCAACTGGCTGCCGGCCCACTGGTGGGTCCTGGTCGTCTTCGGCTCGCTCGCGGCGCCGGCGTGCGGCGGCCGGTTGTACCACAAGCGCCAGAGGGATCGATGGGAGGCAGTTCGGGCGCACGCCCTGTGGTACGGCCTGTCCGAGCTGGACGCCCTCCACCACTCCCGGTTCGAGGACGCGGTGCGCGAGCTGATGCGCCGCGACGGCTGCCGGGACGCGGTCCGCGTCGGAGGCCGCGGTGACCTGGGCGCCGACAGGCGCGTCCGTGCCCTATATGCGCTGGGCTGAACTGGCAGATCGCCGAGCTGGCCGGCGTCTCGCGGGACACGGTGGGCGCGTTGGCGTCTGCGTCGTGGCCCACGATCAAGGTGGCCGCTGACGACGGGATCCGCGCGGCGTACGAAGCGCTGTCGATGCGTACTGGCACGTCGGCCAAGACGCGTCTGCGTGCCCAGAGGAGCGGTTGGGCTCCGCCGCTCGCGTGGGACGACGACACGATCGACGACCCGCACGGGGTGCCCCAGACCGATGCGCCTGCGCCGGCCCCGGTCGAGGGTCGGGATGCCGTGGCTCGGTTCCTGATGGGGGAGTCGGTCGTCCTGGACCCCGTCGCCCGGCGGGAGGCGATCGCGTTTGACGATTTGGGTCGATGACTGGCAGATCCAGTGCTGCGGACAGAGCTTCGCGCCAGGGGACGTTGTCTCGTGGACGCTGCTGGAGGTCGATCCGGAGGACTACGCCGGCGTCGTCGGTAGCGAACGTGCGACTGGGATCGATTTCCGCGAGGAGTAACACGGTCAGGAGCAGGAGCACCCACCGACCTGGTTGGAGGTGCTGACCATCGCTGAGGTGCACTGCCGTTACGAGGTACCCCCGGGGGGCCACGGTCAACGAGCACGACCCCGCTTCCGGTATCACCGTGCTGGCTCCGGCTAAGGAGGCGGACAGGTGGGCCAAGGCCCGGTCAGATGTTCGCTTCGCGGGCTACCTGGTGACCGCCCGGCGTGCCACAGACGTGTCAGAAGGTGCGGCTACTCGCAGTCAATGAGGGAGCCGGAGGGACAGACTCCGGCCTGGTCGCTGTACAGCAGCGCGGTACCGCACCCCTTCAACCGACCCCGCCCGGTGGCGACCCTCCGGGGCCTCGGAGCGGCCGGGTACGGGCGTCGCTGACCGATCCGGCCAGAGCTATGGATCAGAAGGTTGCAGGTTCGAATCCGGCCGAGTGCACAGCCTGAGAGGCCCCGGACGAGAGTCCGGGGCCTCCTTCGTTGTGCTGCATCGCAGCGGAGTGCAGCAACCGTGGCAGGTCCAGCCCAGAGCAGCTCCACGACCTCGGATAGCCTCTGCCCACCCGGGATTCGGGCAACGTGAAACGGAGGCCGCTGTGTCGGTACGCGAGAACTTCGCCAGGCTCTTCAAGCGCACCGCCGAGCTCCCTGACGGTGAGCTGTTCGCCGTGGAGCGCCCTTGCGTGTGCTCGCCGGAGTGGCCCGGCCTGGAGTCGACAGCGAACGGACACATGCTTCCGGCTCAGCCTTCCAGTCACTACAGCGTTCTAACGAACCCGGAAATCGGTCCTTTCATAGCGCGGTGCACGGGCTGTCGAGCGCGCTATCCGCACCCTTGGGTGGTTCCGCAGGGCGCGCCGATGCCCTTCGACTGGGCTCGCGACTGAGTAGGCTCCGCGCCGTCTATGGGCCGTGGGAAGGCGGCCGAGGGTGGCCAAGGTGGACACCGGCGGTCGCTCGACCGCAGGTCAGAGGCAGTGCTGGGTGAAGCCCCCGGTCGGATCAAGTTCCAGGGCAAGAACCACTGCCCCGGGACCTGCGCGACAGAAGAGGAGGCCTCGGCAGTAGCCGAGGCGAAGCGGGACGAGTTGATGCCCTACTTGGTGCGCCGATAACGGTGTTGGCGTGAGGGGTCCGGTCCCGGGAGGGGTCGGGCCCTTCTGCGTTGGCGACGCCTCCATATTCCATTGCGCACGCAATGGGTGCTGCGACACCTGCGGGCACGACGAGAACTGCATGAGCCGCGAGGCTCCACTCGTCGACCCCAGCGACGACTACGGCCTCTAGCCCCCAGACCGGCCCCACCCTTCCAGCGGCCGCACGACCTCCCCGACTTCCCCCAGCGGGGAGGGCACCCCGAGCAGGCACCCGGACACGCGGCCGCACGACCCCCTTCGTCACCGACCCGCTTCCGATGAGTGCCGCCCACACCAGCCGCGCGCCCCGACTCCCCCTTCCCGGGGCGCGCGGCCCCACCCTGCACCTCCAGGCCACAGGAGTCCTCATGAAGCAGTTCACCTCGCAGGCCACGACCCCTCTCGTGCCCGATCCGGCGGGTGCCAAGGGGCAGTCACGGGGAACCACGGCACGCCCAACACTTCCCCGCATGTCAGTGAACGTGCAGGTCAGCCGGAATCCACGTGCGGGATCTTCCAAACTGGTGCACTGACGGTCTTTGCAGGCTGCGCCGGAAGTGCGCTCACATCTGGTGAGAGGGGCAAGGGCCTGCCAAGATCAGGCTGTGGGCTGCCCGTATCCGCCCTGCTTCTTGCGATGGGCATCCAGGAGTACCGCGACGGCGGTTCCGTTGGGTGGCCGATAGGCGGAGCGCTGCTGGTTTTGGTCAGCCTCTGGGTGGTCTACCGCGGGATGCCTCGCCGACGGGGCAAGACCACCGAGTCGCCGTAGGCGTACAGCAGCGCTGTACCGCACCCCCAGTGACCGCCCCCGTCCGATACCGTCCCTCCGCGGCCTTGTAGTAACCGGATTGACCGGCGCTGACGACGACAGCAGGAGATCGCCGCCGAGGCTCTCAAGGAGGTGTACTTCCAGGACAACGGGCGCCGCGCCGGGAGCCTGGAGGAGGTCCGCTTCACCGACATCCAATACCTGGGGTTCGACCTGTAGGGGCAGCCCCCGGACGCCGTAGGTCCCCTGGCTGTGATTGAGCGCGATGCTTGGCCAGCCTGACGATCAACAGATGAAGGCGATCGCCGGTGGCACCACGCGTGAGGCCCGGATCCTGTGGATCCGGGCCTCACGTCTCTTCAGTAGCGGGGACAGGATTTGAACCTGCGACCTCTGGGTTATGAGCCCAGCGAGCTACCGAGCTGCTCCACCCCGCGTCGGTAGGCGCAACAATACGCCACCCACGGCACGCCCAAGACCAGCCGCTCTCATCAGGAATCGCGGTCGTGCTCAGGCGGAGTGACGGGGTAGGGCCCCACCGAGGCGGGCTCGGACGGGAAGCGTCCGGACTGCTCCGTGCGGGGCACTACTCGGCCGCGGGTAGCCGGAGAGCAATGTCGCCGGCGAGCTGGAAGGCGGCGCGCCCCTCATCCGTGTCGTCCCCGAAGTGCGTGAGCAGCTCGACCGCCTGCCGGGCCTCGGCGAGGGTGATCAGCGGCAGGCGGGGCGCGTCCGGGTAGTCGCCGGAGACGGGCGAGAATGTGTTCACGACGCGACAACCCGCCCAGCCGCCCCCGAAAGCCTGTGCAGCACCGCACCACGGGCCCGCGCCGTACGGCACACTGCCCGGCCCCCGAATGCCGGACGTGCCCCTCACCGACGCCCAGCGGATTGTTCACGCCTGGGGCGTCCACATCTCCCACCCCGCCCACGGCGCCCACCGCGGCCAGGTACTCACCCTGCGCACCCTCAACCCGGAGCGCTGGACCGGCACCATCGCCGCCCCCACCGGCAGTTCCGTCAACGTCAGCCGCGACACCGTCTCCAGCGTCCACCAGGTCCCCGCCGCCTGGATCACCCTCACCCCCGGCGACCACACCGGCGAGGAGCACATCACCGTCAACGTCGCCCCGCCCCCCACCCTCGACCCCACGACGCTGGCCGGCGCCTGGGCCAAGTACGTCGCCCCCGCGTCATGAAGGGCTCCCACCTCGAAGACATCCAGCCGACCCGGCCACCGGCGGAGAAGTCGCCGTCGTCGTCGCCGACGAAGACCAGACCCGCCTCAACACCCCCACCCAGGAAGACCTCGCCGGAGCACTGCGCACCAAC contains:
- a CDS encoding flavin reductase family protein, with translation MTGLDVFTDVLDHPVYVVTAAAGNGERAGCLVGFASQCSIDPACFTVWLSRNNHTYPVACRSSHLAVHVLSRAQIETARLFGEETGDEIDKFTRVTWRTGPGGVPVLADARAWFVGRVEQRWDGGDHVGFLLTPVAVGAAEPEKATGAEAETEPEAEGAADAQGAVRPEGAGRPAVLRLSDVSDFSPGHPA
- a CDS encoding SpoIIE family protein phosphatase, whose product is MSSPRPGGRPWDEQAPGPLWSEPGTLLEHVAVAVLGIDEEGRICYWGPGAQRLFGYKAADVLSRPAAVLFPAAPLDGTGAAERLAERGRTLGYWRTRVQALHQDGRVFDCGFRVFPVTGAEGGSVILGLASESEGLDRVKTNLAFLDALFETCPIGLVMLDENLRYVHLNQALADMDGIPIEDHIGRTMDEFMITSDGGEYQRMLRAVADEGRPVVNTLVVLRTTGRPDRDHVRSVSFFPLSQAVGTRPGLGGLLVDVTDREQAIVEAAAGRQRLALLDRAAARIGATLDVDVTARELVEAVVPEFCDASVVEVVEWEDEREVFDPESVLVTRRIAAGTCLPPPAPELVSGLERVTYPPGSSIHETLRTGRPVCVPVNADFMIRTVMHQARAQLLIDTGLTSLLIAPLIARGTVQGIAMFGRSGTRPDFTDQDLSLAGELASRAALCLDNARLYSRVQDIALTLQRELLPTALANSPSVRVAHRYLPGGRVTEVGGDWYDVIDLPGGRVALVVGDVVGHGVPAAAAMGRLRITAKALARQNLEPDSLLRELDACAQDAGIAYATCLYIRYDPTTGLARIANAGHLPPLRRRADGAVESIDEVLGVPLGVGDVPFRTTEIELHDGDTLALYTDGLVEARGVDIDEGMAALRSQLAGATGTLEETADGILARLLPDAPTDDAVIVLARIRRQGPELRPGDRD
- a CDS encoding DUF6578 domain-containing protein, with the protein product MTIWVDDWQIQCCGQSFAPGDVVSWTLLEVDPEDYAGVVGSERATGIDFREE